The Gottschalkia purinilytica genome has a segment encoding these proteins:
- a CDS encoding O-acetylhomoserine aminocarboxypropyltransferase/cysteine synthase family protein, which yields MGDKLHFETIQVHGGQLVDSDTKSRAVPIYQTTSYVFEDAQDAADLFGLKKAGNIYTRITNPTTDVFEKRIAELEGGVGAVATASGMAAISYAILNIAKTGEEIVSVSTLYGGTYTLFAHTFKNFGIKVKFVHPDKFEELDAAINDKTKAVFIETIGNPDINVVDIEKAAEIAHKNNVPLIVDNTFATPYLCRPIEYGADIVVHSATKFIGGHGTSIGGVVVDSGKFDWNNGKFPELIDPEPSYHGLSFSEAFGEAAYIARLRTTLLRDVGACISPFNSFLLILGLETLSLRVERHVLNAQKIAEYLENHPKVEWVKYPGLKSNKYHELSNKYLPKGSGAIFTFGVKGGYEAGKKLIESVEIFSHLANVGDAKSLIIHPASTTHQQLTEEEQRTAGVSPELIRISIGIENVDDLIEDLGKSLENI from the coding sequence ATGGGAGACAAATTACATTTTGAAACAATTCAAGTTCATGGAGGACAATTAGTTGACTCAGATACAAAATCAAGAGCAGTACCTATATATCAAACAACTTCGTATGTATTTGAAGATGCACAAGATGCGGCAGATTTATTCGGGTTAAAAAAAGCAGGAAATATATATACAAGAATTACAAATCCAACTACTGATGTATTTGAAAAAAGAATTGCTGAACTTGAAGGCGGAGTAGGAGCTGTTGCTACAGCATCAGGAATGGCAGCAATAAGTTATGCGATTCTTAATATAGCTAAAACAGGAGAAGAAATAGTATCAGTATCAACACTTTACGGTGGAACGTACACATTATTTGCACATACATTTAAGAACTTTGGAATAAAAGTAAAATTTGTACATCCTGATAAATTTGAAGAATTAGATGCAGCTATAAATGATAAAACAAAGGCAGTATTTATAGAAACTATAGGGAATCCAGATATAAATGTTGTTGACATTGAAAAAGCAGCAGAAATAGCTCATAAGAACAATGTACCTTTAATAGTAGATAATACATTTGCAACACCTTATCTATGTAGACCTATAGAGTACGGAGCTGATATAGTAGTACATTCTGCAACTAAGTTTATAGGGGGACATGGTACTTCAATAGGTGGAGTAGTAGTTGATTCAGGTAAATTTGATTGGAATAATGGAAAATTTCCAGAACTAATAGATCCAGAACCAAGTTATCATGGACTTTCTTTCTCAGAAGCATTTGGAGAAGCAGCATATATAGCTAGATTAAGAACTACTCTATTAAGAGATGTAGGAGCTTGTATATCACCATTTAATTCGTTCTTGTTAATATTAGGATTAGAGACATTATCTCTTAGAGTAGAAAGACATGTTTTAAATGCTCAGAAGATTGCAGAGTATTTAGAAAATCATCCTAAAGTTGAGTGGGTAAAATACCCAGGACTTAAATCAAATAAATATCATGAATTATCAAATAAATATCTTCCAAAAGGTTCTGGAGCTATATTTACTTTCGGAGTGAAAGGTGGATATGAAGCAGGTAAGAAACTTATAGAATCAGTTGAAATATTTTCTCACTTAGCAAATGTAGGAGATGCGAAGTCACTTATAATACATCCAGCATCAACTACTCATCAACAGCTAACTGAGGAAGAACAAAGAACAGCAGGTGTTAGTCCTGAGCTTATAAGAATATCTATAGGAATAGAAAATGTTGATGATTTAATAGAAGACTTAGGTAAAAGTCTCGAAAATATATAG
- a CDS encoding nitrite/sulfite reductase, which produces MFKAPEYTKSYIENYEAKVKEYQEKGEKEVPFKSFGAVTGVYQERSGTTYMVRPRTPGGIITLKQLKKVSEVADKYSHGEFRFTTRQDIQFHKVTIENTIKIMKELIPVNVYTVGTGGNTARNVACSPLSGVEKDEAFDVTQYAMETTNYVVKDENSCKFPRKFKIAYSNNEKDTGSATFADLGFVAKIENGKKLFEVYGGGGFGSGPRMSLKLEDSIEPKDVLYYVEAMKQFFYEEGDRENRHKARVRHIVHRLGEEEFKDRFNRYLEEARKLDNLELNIEEKQEEKPWRKSKKIDSNIVSENKIEGLYSIYIHPKRGNISTSNLNKIIDFIDKLEYEVSIRLSPTQGFYIRDLNGEDAEKLLNIVKDFVSTYDIDNSISCVGADTCRVGVNSSQTLLKSIIDRFKDVDDNIKSQLPRVFISGCPSSCGQHQRGIISFSGKIKKIDGEVVPIYSVYFGGKVGAGVATLAERYGDIIGSKVPEFLYDVANLKKDLGYEDFEKLVDDRIEDLKELISKYSV; this is translated from the coding sequence ATGTTTAAAGCACCAGAGTATACAAAGTCCTATATAGAAAATTATGAAGCTAAAGTTAAAGAGTACCAAGAAAAAGGTGAAAAAGAAGTACCATTTAAAAGCTTCGGAGCAGTTACAGGAGTTTATCAAGAAAGAAGTGGAACTACCTATATGGTAAGACCTAGAACGCCAGGAGGAATTATTACACTAAAACAATTAAAAAAAGTAAGTGAAGTAGCAGATAAATATTCACATGGAGAGTTTAGATTCACAACTAGGCAAGATATACAATTTCATAAAGTGACAATAGAAAATACTATAAAAATAATGAAAGAACTTATACCTGTAAATGTATATACAGTAGGAACAGGAGGGAACACTGCTAGGAATGTAGCTTGTTCACCACTTTCAGGGGTAGAAAAAGATGAAGCTTTTGACGTTACACAATATGCTATGGAAACTACTAACTATGTAGTAAAAGATGAGAATAGTTGTAAGTTTCCTAGAAAATTCAAAATAGCTTACTCAAATAATGAGAAAGATACAGGAAGTGCTACATTTGCTGATTTAGGATTTGTAGCTAAGATAGAAAATGGTAAGAAACTATTTGAGGTATATGGTGGAGGTGGATTTGGTAGTGGACCAAGAATGTCACTTAAGCTTGAAGACTCAATAGAACCTAAGGATGTTTTATACTATGTAGAAGCTATGAAACAGTTTTTTTACGAAGAAGGAGATAGAGAAAATAGACATAAGGCTAGAGTAAGACATATTGTTCATAGATTAGGAGAAGAAGAATTTAAAGATAGATTTAATAGATATTTAGAAGAAGCTAGAAAACTAGATAATCTAGAATTAAATATAGAAGAAAAGCAAGAAGAAAAACCTTGGAGAAAAAGTAAAAAAATAGATAGTAACATAGTAAGTGAAAATAAAATAGAAGGATTATATTCGATATATATACATCCTAAGAGAGGAAATATAAGTACTAGTAATTTGAATAAGATAATAGATTTTATTGATAAGCTAGAATATGAAGTATCTATAAGATTAAGTCCAACTCAAGGATTTTATATAAGAGATTTAAATGGCGAAGATGCTGAGAAACTTTTAAACATAGTAAAAGACTTTGTATCTACTTATGACATAGATAACTCTATATCATGCGTGGGAGCAGATACTTGTAGAGTTGGGGTGAATTCATCGCAAACTTTACTTAAAAGTATTATTGATAGATTTAAAGATGTTGATGATAATATCAAGTCACAGCTACCAAGAGTGTTTATTTCAGGATGTCCTAGCTCATGTGGTCAACACCAAAGGGGAATCATATCATTTTCAGGTAAAATAAAGAAAATAGATGGAGAAGTAGTCCCTATATATTCAGTTTATTTCGGAGGAAAAGTTGGAGCTGGAGTAGCAACATTAGCAGAGCGCTATGGAGATATCATAGGCTCAAAAGTACCAGAATTCTTATATGATGTAGCTAATTTAAAGAAGGATTTAGGATATGAAGACTTTGAAAAGTTGGTAGATGATAGAATAGAGGATTTGAAAGAACTAATTAGCAAATATTCAGTATAA
- the cysC gene encoding adenylyl-sulfate kinase, translated as MGELKSENVVWHKLSVSRDDRENLLKQKGVLIWFTGLSGSGKSTVANALQNKLYEKEKLTYILDGDNVRHGLNGDLGFTIEDRKENIRRIGELSKLFVDTGIITLATFISPLREDREQVRKLLNEDFIEVYIKCPLEVCENRDPKELYKKARDGKIKNFTGIDSPYEEPENPEITVDTSELSIDECIEKILEYLVSHKKVI; from the coding sequence GTGGGAGAGTTAAAATCAGAAAATGTAGTATGGCATAAGTTGAGTGTATCAAGAGACGATAGAGAAAACTTGTTAAAACAAAAAGGAGTACTTATATGGTTTACAGGTTTATCTGGTTCAGGAAAATCTACTGTAGCTAATGCACTTCAAAATAAGCTATATGAAAAAGAAAAACTTACTTATATATTAGATGGAGATAATGTAAGACATGGACTTAATGGAGATCTAGGATTCACTATAGAAGATAGAAAAGAAAATATAAGAAGAATAGGGGAACTTTCAAAGCTATTTGTAGATACAGGAATCATTACACTAGCTACTTTTATTTCTCCATTAAGAGAAGATAGAGAACAAGTTAGAAAACTTCTAAATGAAGATTTTATAGAAGTATATATAAAATGTCCTTTAGAAGTGTGCGAAAATAGAGATCCAAAAGAGCTTTATAAAAAAGCTAGAGATGGAAAGATAAAAAACTTTACAGGAATAGATTCTCCCTATGAAGAGCCAGAAAATCCAGAGATTACTGTTGATACAAGTGAACTTAGTATAGATGAGTGTATAGAAAAGATATTAGAATATTTAGTTTCTCATAAGAAGGTGATATAG
- a CDS encoding homocysteine S-methyltransferase family protein, producing the protein MSVVGVTELIKSNFLLFDGAMGTMLQKLGLKTGELPEVYNITKRDFIKSIHESYIKAGCDVISTNTFQANELKLKDCPYTVEEIIKAAVEIAKEANPKYVALDIGPLGQLMEPMGTTSFEEAYEIFKRQVVAGAEAGADIILIETIADIYEAKAAVLAAKENSNLPVFCTLTFQDDGRTFVGTDPLTATVVLQGLGVDALGVNCSLGPKELKPIVDEMLKYAKIPVMIQPNAGLPKIRDGETVFDVNPEEFAGYIKDIAESGARIFGGCCGTNPDFIKEVRSTLDNLNPVKVDPQIITATTSGSKTVILDNKTTVIGERINPTGKKRLKEALRTGNLDYIIGEAIDQTNAGSDVLDINVGLPEIDEVEMSKKVVREVQGVVNLPLQIDSSDPKVIEAAVRRYNGKPMINSVNGKEEVMNEVFPTVKKYGALIVGLTLDEDGIPDTAEGRFKIAEKIFKRAQEFGISKEDVLIDCLVLTASAQQDQVMETLKTIKLVKQRLGLKTVLGVSNVSFGLPNREILNSTYLAAAFGAGLDAPILNPLSEEAMKMVHSFRVLNNEDKESKYYIEQYGNVENKQSIQGTTKTEKDLKDIITEGRKEESAPKVKELLKEKKPMEIIDNYFIPALDLVGERFEKGKIFLPQLIQSAEAVKNAFEVIKEHLITNSENTVSKGKIVVATVKGDIHDIGKNIVKMLLENYGFDVIDLGKDVPIEEVVRVTKENDVKLVGLSALMTTTVKNMGDTITALRKEGIECSVMVGGAVLNEEYTELVGADMYARDARESVKIANRFFGIED; encoded by the coding sequence GTGTCAGTTGTGGGAGTTACAGAACTAATTAAATCAAACTTTTTATTATTTGATGGTGCTATGGGAACTATGCTCCAAAAATTAGGTCTTAAAACAGGAGAGCTTCCTGAAGTATACAATATAACTAAAAGAGATTTTATAAAAAGTATTCATGAGAGCTATATAAAAGCTGGGTGTGACGTTATAAGTACAAATACTTTTCAAGCAAATGAATTAAAGCTTAAAGATTGTCCATATACTGTGGAAGAAATAATAAAGGCAGCGGTAGAAATAGCTAAAGAAGCAAATCCAAAATATGTAGCATTAGATATAGGCCCATTAGGGCAATTAATGGAACCTATGGGGACAACAAGCTTTGAAGAAGCTTATGAAATATTTAAAAGACAGGTAGTTGCAGGGGCTGAGGCTGGTGCAGATATTATACTAATAGAAACAATAGCTGACATATACGAGGCTAAGGCTGCTGTATTAGCAGCTAAAGAAAATAGTAATCTACCTGTATTTTGTACGTTAACTTTTCAAGATGATGGAAGAACATTTGTTGGAACTGATCCATTAACTGCTACAGTAGTTTTACAAGGGTTAGGTGTAGATGCGCTAGGAGTCAATTGTTCGTTAGGACCTAAAGAACTTAAGCCTATTGTTGATGAAATGCTGAAGTATGCAAAAATTCCAGTGATGATACAACCAAACGCAGGTCTTCCAAAGATAAGAGATGGTGAGACTGTTTTTGATGTAAATCCTGAAGAATTTGCAGGATACATAAAAGATATAGCAGAAAGTGGAGCTAGAATATTTGGAGGATGTTGCGGAACTAATCCTGACTTTATAAAAGAAGTTAGAAGTACATTAGATAATCTAAATCCGGTAAAAGTTGATCCACAAATAATAACTGCTACTACTTCAGGATCAAAGACAGTAATACTTGATAATAAGACTACTGTTATAGGAGAAAGAATCAATCCTACAGGAAAGAAAAGATTAAAAGAAGCTTTAAGAACTGGAAACCTAGACTATATAATAGGCGAAGCAATAGATCAGACTAATGCAGGATCAGATGTTCTTGACATTAATGTTGGGTTACCAGAAATAGATGAAGTTGAAATGAGTAAAAAGGTTGTTCGTGAAGTACAAGGTGTTGTAAATTTACCATTACAGATAGATAGTTCAGATCCAAAAGTAATAGAGGCAGCTGTAAGAAGGTATAACGGAAAACCTATGATAAACTCTGTAAACGGTAAAGAAGAGGTTATGAATGAAGTATTTCCAACAGTAAAGAAATATGGAGCTTTAATAGTAGGTCTTACATTAGATGAAGATGGAATTCCTGATACAGCGGAAGGAAGATTTAAGATAGCAGAAAAAATATTTAAAAGAGCTCAAGAGTTTGGAATATCTAAAGAGGATGTACTTATAGACTGCTTAGTGCTTACTGCTTCTGCTCAACAGGATCAAGTCATGGAGACTTTAAAAACTATAAAATTAGTTAAACAAAGACTTGGACTTAAAACTGTTCTAGGAGTAAGTAATGTTTCATTTGGTCTTCCAAATAGAGAAATATTAAATAGTACTTATTTAGCAGCAGCATTTGGAGCAGGACTTGATGCACCTATTCTAAACCCACTTTCTGAAGAAGCTATGAAAATGGTACATTCTTTTAGAGTGCTAAATAACGAAGATAAAGAGTCAAAATATTATATAGAGCAATATGGTAATGTTGAAAATAAGCAATCAATACAAGGAACTACAAAAACAGAAAAAGATTTAAAAGATATTATAACAGAAGGTAGAAAAGAAGAATCGGCACCTAAAGTAAAAGAACTTTTAAAAGAAAAGAAACCTATGGAAATTATAGATAATTACTTTATTCCTGCACTAGATTTGGTAGGAGAAAGATTTGAAAAGGGAAAAATATTTTTGCCTCAGCTAATTCAATCAGCGGAAGCAGTTAAAAATGCCTTTGAAGTTATAAAAGAGCATCTAATAACTAATAGTGAAAATACAGTTTCTAAAGGAAAAATAGTTGTTGCTACAGTTAAAGGGGACATACACGATATAGGTAAAAATATAGTGAAAATGCTACTTGAAAACTATGGATTTGATGTAATAGATTTGGGAAAAGATGTTCCAATAGAGGAAGTTGTGAGAGTTACTAAAGAAAATGATGTTAAGCTTGTAGGACTAAGTGCACTTATGACCACAACTGTTAAAAATATGGGGGATACAATAACAGCTTTAAGAAAAGAAGGAATAGAATGTAGTGTAATGGTAGGTGGAGCAGTACTTAACGAAGAGTATACAGAATTAGTAGGGGCTGATATGTATGCAAGGGATGCTAGAGAGAGTGTTAAAATAGCAAATAGATTTTTTGGAATAGAAGATTAA
- a CDS encoding aliphatic sulfonate ABC transporter substrate-binding protein, with protein sequence MRAKKVLRYISLALLTGALLVGCSGKKESETSTGKADSIRVGFFPNVTHSQALLGKANGDFQNNIGKDVKIEWKQFNAGPAEIESLLANELDIGYIGPGPAVNGYSASNGDIQIISGATNSGAILISRKDINIKGVKDLNGKKVAIPQYGNTQDLCLRGLLKENGLKDTTRGGTVEVVQAPNPDIKTLIDNKQIDAAFVPEPWGSKLVKEVGAKVVLEHDKTWRDGKYSSAVIVARKDFINKNPEIVEKFLEAHVSLTDYINTHKEEAKEVVNKELHNLTKKSLPQDVLDESFKRLVITNDPEKQSILDIVDLSRETGFLREKPDLSNLFSLDILNKVLKEKGLESVK encoded by the coding sequence ATGAGGGCTAAAAAAGTATTAAGGTATATTTCCTTAGCACTATTAACAGGAGCATTATTAGTAGGATGTTCAGGTAAAAAAGAATCTGAAACTTCAACTGGAAAAGCAGATTCTATAAGAGTAGGATTCTTTCCTAATGTAACACACTCACAAGCTTTGCTTGGAAAAGCAAATGGAGATTTTCAAAACAATATAGGAAAAGATGTAAAGATAGAGTGGAAACAATTTAATGCAGGACCAGCAGAGATAGAATCACTTCTTGCAAATGAACTTGATATTGGATATATAGGACCAGGTCCAGCAGTGAATGGATATTCAGCATCAAATGGAGATATTCAAATAATATCAGGTGCTACTAACTCAGGAGCTATATTAATATCTAGAAAAGATATTAATATAAAGGGAGTAAAAGATTTAAATGGAAAGAAAGTAGCAATACCACAGTATGGAAATACTCAAGATTTATGCTTAAGAGGACTACTTAAAGAAAATGGACTTAAAGATACTACAAGGGGAGGAACTGTAGAAGTAGTTCAAGCACCAAATCCAGATATTAAGACGTTAATAGATAATAAGCAAATAGATGCTGCATTTGTTCCAGAGCCTTGGGGATCTAAGCTTGTAAAAGAAGTTGGTGCTAAAGTAGTGCTTGAACATGATAAAACATGGAGAGACGGGAAATACTCATCAGCTGTTATTGTTGCAAGAAAAGACTTTATTAATAAGAACCCAGAAATAGTTGAGAAATTCTTAGAAGCACATGTTTCTTTAACAGACTATATAAATACTCATAAAGAAGAGGCTAAAGAGGTTGTGAACAAAGAATTACACAACTTAACTAAAAAATCATTACCACAAGATGTTTTAGATGAATCATTTAAAAGGTTAGTTATAACAAATGATCCAGAGAAACAATCAATATTAGATATTGTAGATTTGTCACGCGAAACAGGATTTTTACGTGAAAAACCTGACTTATCTAATCTGTTTAGTTTAGATATACTGAATAAAGTGTTGAAAGAAAAGGGCTTAGAATCAGTAAAATAG
- a CDS encoding vitamin B12 dependent-methionine synthase activation domain-containing protein has product MNINREEVLRYLGYKDQEIDKDLNNLIDDCIDEAKAMSKSLYTYKIFEIEPNESKKEINVLGTSLTLKGNDIYEHLKDAKKCAIMAATLGVVFDNKVRILERFNMTKALILDSCGTDCIEKVCDEAEEEIKKIAMKEGFITNYRYSPGYGDLSIDIQQNIINILNANKIIGLTTTESCILLPRKSVTAIIGFVDKNSEIVVKKGCEYCSKFHNCLYRRDGVSCGSYRTN; this is encoded by the coding sequence GTGAATATCAATAGAGAGGAAGTTTTAAGATATCTAGGATATAAAGATCAAGAAATAGATAAAGATTTGAATAATCTTATTGATGATTGTATAGACGAAGCCAAAGCTATGTCAAAGTCTTTATACACATATAAAATATTTGAGATAGAGCCAAATGAATCTAAAAAAGAAATAAATGTACTAGGAACTAGTTTAACATTAAAAGGAAATGACATATATGAGCACCTTAAAGATGCTAAAAAGTGTGCTATAATGGCAGCGACATTAGGGGTTGTTTTTGACAATAAGGTCAGAATATTAGAGAGATTTAATATGACTAAGGCGCTGATACTAGATTCTTGTGGAACGGATTGTATAGAAAAAGTATGTGATGAAGCAGAAGAAGAAATTAAAAAGATAGCCATGAAAGAAGGATTCATAACTAACTACAGATATAGTCCTGGATATGGTGACCTCTCTATTGATATCCAACAAAATATAATAAATATACTAAATGCCAATAAAATAATAGGTCTTACTACTACAGAAAGCTGTATATTACTACCGAGAAAGTCTGTCACTGCTATAATAGGCTTTGTTGATAAAAATAGCGAGATAGTAGTAAAAAAAGGTTGCGAGTATTGTAGCAAGTTTCATAATTGCTTATATAGAAGGGACGGTGTCAGTTGTGGGAGTTACAGAACTAATTAA
- a CDS encoding adenylyl-sulfate reductase subunit alpha, producing MKLETRKIETDILIIGGGTAGCFSALTIGENSNAKVLIVEKSNIKRSGCLAAGVNALNAYITAGETPNSFVDYVKEEFDEIIREDLVYTIAEKLNKVTEKIEKLGLPILKDEEGNYVSRGKRSIKINGENIKPILASAVEQHKNITILNRVNIIDYIVKDEKIIGAYGFSLDDNVFLVIKAKAVICATGGAAGLYKPNNPGFSRHKMWYSPFNTGAGYAMGIRAGAEMTSFEMRFIALRCKDTIAPTGTVAQGVKTPQVNSYGERYVFSYGKPTTPMRIFATIMENQNGSGPCYLKTKGIMKKTEDQLFKAYLNMAPSQTLKWIENNTGPSQENIEIEGTEPYIVGGHTASGYWVDVNRRTTLKGLYAAGDVAGGSPKKYVTGCFVEGELAGIDALKYIENVSIENISDTEIEKKKSELELFLNNSDDFYSVEELEEAMQKVMDEYAGGISSKYGYNKNKLNIALEKIDELITISRKLKANDLHELLFIYELLDRLLVCKVLIHHLKARKETRWKCYQENLDHPNKDDDNFKKYINSKYSDGKVDIIYRDLIGRDDLYEHKNR from the coding sequence GTGAAACTTGAGACAAGAAAAATAGAGACAGATATATTGATAATAGGTGGCGGAACTGCTGGTTGCTTTTCCGCACTTACAATAGGAGAAAATAGTAATGCTAAGGTTCTCATAGTGGAAAAGTCTAACATAAAAAGAAGTGGATGCTTAGCAGCTGGAGTAAACGCTCTAAATGCATATATTACAGCTGGAGAAACACCTAATTCATTTGTTGATTATGTTAAAGAGGAATTTGATGAAATTATAAGAGAAGATTTAGTATATACAATAGCAGAAAAGCTAAATAAGGTTACGGAAAAGATTGAGAAACTAGGTCTTCCTATATTAAAAGATGAAGAAGGAAACTATGTATCTAGGGGAAAAAGAAGTATAAAAATAAATGGAGAAAACATAAAGCCAATATTAGCAAGTGCAGTAGAACAACATAAAAATATAACGATACTTAATAGAGTAAACATCATAGACTATATAGTTAAAGATGAAAAGATAATAGGAGCATATGGATTTTCGTTAGATGATAATGTGTTTCTTGTGATAAAAGCTAAAGCAGTTATCTGTGCAACTGGAGGGGCAGCCGGATTATACAAACCAAATAATCCAGGATTTTCAAGACATAAAATGTGGTATAGCCCTTTTAATACAGGTGCAGGATATGCAATGGGAATAAGAGCAGGAGCTGAAATGACATCATTTGAAATGAGATTTATAGCTCTAAGATGTAAAGATACTATTGCTCCAACAGGAACAGTTGCACAAGGAGTAAAAACGCCTCAGGTGAACTCATATGGAGAAAGATACGTTTTTAGCTATGGAAAACCTACTACTCCGATGAGAATATTTGCAACTATAATGGAAAATCAAAATGGAAGTGGCCCTTGTTATTTAAAGACTAAAGGAATAATGAAAAAAACAGAGGATCAACTTTTTAAAGCTTATTTAAATATGGCCCCATCTCAAACTTTAAAGTGGATAGAGAACAACACAGGACCTTCACAAGAGAATATAGAAATTGAAGGAACAGAACCATATATAGTTGGTGGTCATACAGCAAGTGGATATTGGGTTGATGTAAATAGAAGAACTACATTAAAGGGACTTTATGCAGCAGGTGATGTTGCAGGTGGAAGCCCTAAAAAATATGTTACAGGTTGCTTTGTAGAAGGAGAACTAGCTGGAATAGATGCTTTAAAATACATTGAAAATGTTAGTATAGAAAATATATCAGATACAGAAATAGAAAAAAAGAAGAGTGAATTGGAATTATTCTTAAATAATAGTGATGACTTTTATTCAGTAGAAGAATTAGAAGAAGCCATGCAAAAAGTTATGGATGAATATGCTGGTGGAATTTCTAGTAAATATGGATATAACAAAAATAAACTTAATATAGCACTTGAAAAGATAGATGAACTTATAACTATATCTAGAAAGCTTAAGGCTAATGATCTACATGAACTTCTATTTATATATGAACTATTAGATAGACTTTTAGTATGTAAGGTTCTTATACATCATCTTAAAGCTAGAAAAGAAACTAGGTGGAAATGCTATCAGGAAAATTTAGACCATCCTAATAAGGATGATGACAACTTTAAAAAATATATTAATTCCAAGTATTCAGATGGGAAAGTAGACATAATATATAGAGATCTAATTGGAAGGGACGATTTATATGAGCATAAGAATAGATAA
- the metF gene encoding methylenetetrahydrofolate reductase [NAD(P)H] has product MFIKDLYDKKKPIVSFEIFPPKRDYDIDTVYETIQDLRDLNPDYISVTYGAGGVGSSDKTLEIASLVKNKYGIEALAHLTCITSDKVKTKAVIEDLKKHNIENILALRGDIPEGFELEDDRDYSYAKDLIKDIKEIGGFCIGAAAYPEGHIECDKLNDSLIHLKEKVDAGAEFLITQLFFDNDIFYKFLEKAEKHSINVPIVAGVMPILSRSQVEKMIFMCGASLPSRIIKILNKYEGDSESLKKAGIEHAARQIDDLIRNGIDGVHIYTMNQPEIARENVRRIESLKEQLLKQSI; this is encoded by the coding sequence ATGTTCATAAAGGATTTGTATGATAAAAAGAAGCCTATTGTCTCGTTTGAGATATTTCCTCCAAAGAGAGATTATGACATAGACACAGTATATGAAACTATACAAGACTTAAGAGATTTAAATCCAGATTATATAAGTGTGACTTATGGAGCAGGGGGAGTAGGAAGTAGCGATAAGACACTTGAGATAGCTTCTTTAGTGAAGAACAAATATGGAATAGAGGCTTTGGCACATCTCACTTGTATAACTTCAGATAAAGTAAAAACAAAGGCAGTTATAGAAGACTTGAAAAAACATAATATTGAAAATATATTGGCTTTAAGAGGGGACATCCCAGAAGGATTTGAACTGGAAGATGATAGAGATTATAGTTATGCTAAGGATCTTATTAAAGATATAAAAGAAATTGGAGGATTTTGTATAGGGGCTGCTGCTTATCCTGAAGGACATATAGAGTGTGATAAGTTAAATGATAGTTTGATTCACTTGAAAGAAAAAGTCGATGCAGGAGCAGAGTTTTTAATTACTCAACTTTTCTTTGATAATGATATATTTTACAAATTCTTAGAAAAAGCAGAAAAACACTCAATAAACGTACCAATAGTTGCAGGGGTTATGCCGATATTAAGTAGGAGTCAAGTTGAAAAAATGATTTTTATGTGTGGAGCTTCATTACCTTCAAGAATTATAAAAATATTAAATAAATATGAAGGAGATTCGGAAAGTTTAAAGAAAGCAGGTATAGAACATGCTGCAAGACAAATTGATGATCTTATAAGAAATGGAATAGATGGAGTTCATATATATACAATGAATCAACCTGAAATAGCTAGAGAAAATGTTAGAAGAATAGAGAGCTTAAAAGAACAATTATTGAAACAAAGTATTTAG
- a CDS encoding 4Fe-4S dicluster domain-containing protein, protein MSIRIDKDKCVSCGKCTDVCPGNLIYKDKNKKAFIKYPRDCWGCTACLKECGVGAINYYLGADIGGKGGYLYTEKDKDYLYWHIVNKDGEKRVITINKKESNKY, encoded by the coding sequence ATGAGCATAAGAATAGATAAGGATAAGTGTGTTTCTTGTGGAAAATGTACAGATGTATGTCCTGGAAATCTAATATATAAAGACAAAAATAAAAAAGCATTTATAAAATATCCTAGAGATTGTTGGGGATGTACAGCATGTTTGAAAGAATGTGGTGTAGGGGCTATAAATTATTATTTAGGTGCTGATATAGGTGGAAAAGGTGGCTATCTTTATACTGAGAAAGATAAAGACTACTTATACTGGCACATAGTAAATAAAGATGGAGAGAAAAGGGTCATAACTATAAATAAAAAAGAATCAAATAAATATTAA